The Labeo rohita strain BAU-BD-2019 unplaced genomic scaffold, IGBB_LRoh.1.0 scaffold_2767, whole genome shotgun sequence genome contains the following window.
CATTGGACAGTTTACGTGCTATTCTACCTTCTAGTGTGTTCCACTGAACTCGGTTAAAAGAGGGGTTTTGTGGAGCACCATTAGTGAGAGTGAAGGTGGCATAAGCACAGCTCTGTGAGTTTGCCTGGTAGACTGGTGCCAGATGACCTCTGTCGTACTTCGAGTTCACATAGTCTTTATTGAGAGCTTGATGGTTTCCAAGTCCTTGTATTGACACATCTTTATTCAACTGCATGTTTGGTGatgtattattatcatcaagCTGCAATAGtgaatcaatttaaaacatgagCTTGTGAacagttcacaaagaaacaaaaagaatgGTAAGACAACCAAATTACACACATTACAAACCCATACAGTGCCTTCTGCTATTTAGCTTTGTAAAGTATGTGAAGAAAagttgtaattaatcataactaacatttctttttcttgcaGGCTTAACATTTACATGCTTTTGAGTACTAAATGGCCCCAGCACTTGAGCCAAAGTTAGTTAGCTAAGGCTGCTAGATGTCTGTCTGGGGGGGAAAACTCATAACTGTTCAGGCCAGTTATAAAGTATGCAGATAAACTGTTTTGAGAGCGGTAACCTgagtttggagaaatgtgtcaaatcgactgagaaaaactgtaaactcTGTTTATCAAATGAACTGCTTATGTAACGTTTCTTGTCAAAGTGACAGAAGTGATAAACTGCACTACAGACACTTCCTATTATTATAAAGCACTACTCCAGCATTGTTAAGGTATGTCACTCTGtactatttaaagtattttagcTGAAATAATGATGTAGTCAAGTTATATTTCACTTACTTGAGGTTCAATAAACCAAAATTTTTCATTCTTTAGTCTTTTGCAGCCCATTATCCCTTGGAAAACATAGGCTGAGTACACGGGGATCCTGTTGCTGGTGTCATAAAATGtggcaaaataataaacattatctTGCTTTTGGCAGATCTTCCTGTATTGTACTCCAGAAAATCCCG
Protein-coding sequences here:
- the LOC127160013 gene encoding endonuclease domain-containing 1 protein-like; translated protein: MMLLLHVLMLSLLSGGSAEVVLHFKDVCDQFFANGKPPTGFSGVQYRKICQKQDNVYYFATFYDTSNRIPVYSAYVFQGIMGCKRLKNEKFWFIEPQLDDNNTSPNMQLNKDVSIQGLGNHQALNKDYVNSKYDRGHLAPVYQANSQSCAYATFTLTNGAPQNPSFNRVQWNTLEGRIARKLSNECKLPNKAYIVTGVVPGTENLNNRVNVPSHFWTAYCCLDNMNISLFSGGFIGKNEKNPPEEKTMNDLKSELANLYHVSSFELFSPAEHQAKKQRISQNYCFQKQCVIN